A stretch of the Chlamydiales bacterium genome encodes the following:
- a CDS encoding peptidylprolyl isomerase, which translates to MKATIVTKKGNIHLELFEKDAPNTVKNFITLAKKNFYDGLSFHRVIPGFVIQGGCPKGNGTGGPGHTIKCEINSQKHLPGTLSMAHAGKDTGGSQFFITHVSTPHLDGVHTVFGRTKDMDVVNAIVQGDKIEKIIIE; encoded by the coding sequence ATGAAAGCAACAATCGTCACTAAAAAAGGTAATATTCATTTAGAGCTTTTCGAAAAAGACGCACCTAATACTGTAAAAAACTTTATAACTCTTGCCAAGAAAAACTTTTATGATGGACTCTCTTTTCATCGCGTAATTCCTGGTTTTGTAATTCAAGGAGGCTGTCCTAAGGGCAATGGAACAGGCGGTCCTGGGCATACGATCAAATGCGAGATTAATAGTCAAAAGCACCTTCCAGGAACACTCTCTATGGCACATGCTGGCAAAGATACTGGTGGCAGCCAGTTTTTTATTACGCATGTCTCAACACCTCATCTGGATGGCGTCCATACTGTATTTGGAAGAACAAAAGACATGGATGTTGTAAATGCAATTGTTCAAGGTGATAAAATAGAAAAAATTATCATCGAATGA